A stretch of the Pseudoalteromonas phenolica genome encodes the following:
- a CDS encoding substrate-binding periplasmic protein, which yields MQLLLLLFCSLLLSNISEAKAVKVKVIVDEDYPPYSYAVNGNPQGIYINLIRKAANLLKNEYDFQFEAMPWKRALKEIELGHAFAILPPYIHRQARPYIGPYSVTLLTERVVTVCHPNTYLPALLAPSNLDLKDFSNKKPLNVGINAGYLMFDDRYKALIKSGAIKIWENKSTQSNLQKLLEKKLDCYVNDSRAIQFNLAQMPSALDIKFVEVDEISRQTAHIGFSNSEHIKFAYKEDLIHKLNQAILTIKEQHPEFKD from the coding sequence ATGCAATTATTACTGTTGCTCTTTTGTTCATTGCTTTTATCAAATATCAGTGAGGCAAAAGCTGTCAAAGTAAAAGTAATTGTTGACGAGGATTACCCCCCTTATAGCTATGCAGTAAACGGTAATCCGCAAGGGATTTACATTAATCTGATTAGAAAAGCGGCTAATTTATTGAAAAATGAGTACGATTTTCAGTTTGAAGCGATGCCATGGAAGCGAGCTTTAAAGGAAATAGAATTAGGCCATGCTTTTGCAATTTTGCCCCCGTACATACACAGACAAGCTCGCCCATATATTGGCCCCTACTCAGTCACATTATTAACTGAAAGAGTTGTCACAGTCTGTCACCCAAATACATATTTGCCAGCACTTTTAGCTCCAAGCAATCTTGATTTAAAAGACTTCTCTAACAAAAAACCGCTAAACGTGGGTATCAATGCAGGTTATCTGATGTTTGATGACAGATATAAAGCTTTAATAAAAAGCGGGGCTATTAAAATATGGGAAAACAAAAGCACCCAGTCGAATTTGCAAAAATTACTTGAGAAGAAGCTCGACTGCTATGTAAATGATAGCCGTGCAATACAATTTAACTTAGCTCAAATGCCCAGTGCACTTGATATAAAGTTTGTTGAAGTTGATGAGATAAGTCGTCAAACCGCGCATATTGGCTTTAGTAACAGTGAACATATTAAGTTTGCTTATAAAGAAGATTTAATACATAAACTCAACCAAGCAATCTTAACCATCAAAGAGCAACACCCTGAATTCAAAGATTAA
- a CDS encoding porin, whose product MRSIAFVAALLSLIYAVNVSAASNTQDEIALLKAQLKLLQQKIEALEKAQKNQPVAEKSAAKPSLDQTSKAKSDKDLKFYATIRPTYGYIDNAGESTTDVRDALSHMGVKSTHQFSNEFKATLHGEWGIDLSNNGNFGKARQVYVALDTPLGEVGIGKQRPAQYLYIAEYVDIFNHASSPFAYDPESIFFVNNFLTYSKQLGDFTFRAGAQYDGENGANYSDLFNAGLSYDVDNLHLAMTYQNNQVYDAETHLGENRILAFSGAYTFPSNLYLAVGFQDKSYDRITSNDRNGSTFDISMGYPITKHYKLKLGYFDFDDGLDSSGNGFDGYNVTLEWLPADKLRFHLEYLTKDYTNNSGFDSVSVGFRYDYVKFLDE is encoded by the coding sequence ATGAGAAGCATCGCTTTTGTCGCCGCCTTGCTAAGTCTTATCTATGCAGTTAACGTATCAGCAGCTTCAAATACACAAGACGAAATAGCCTTGTTAAAAGCGCAATTAAAACTATTGCAGCAAAAAATAGAAGCGCTAGAAAAAGCCCAAAAAAACCAACCCGTAGCCGAAAAGTCAGCGGCAAAACCGAGTTTGGATCAAACTAGTAAAGCTAAGTCTGACAAAGACCTTAAATTTTACGCCACCATAAGGCCAACTTATGGCTACATTGATAATGCAGGAGAAAGCACCACTGACGTCAGAGATGCGTTATCGCACATGGGCGTTAAATCAACCCACCAATTCTCGAATGAATTTAAAGCAACACTACATGGCGAATGGGGTATAGATTTATCTAACAACGGCAATTTTGGTAAAGCAAGGCAAGTATATGTCGCGCTAGACACACCACTTGGTGAAGTAGGCATAGGTAAACAACGCCCCGCACAATACTTATATATCGCTGAGTATGTTGATATTTTTAACCATGCAAGTAGCCCGTTTGCCTACGACCCAGAAAGCATTTTCTTCGTGAACAACTTCCTCACCTACTCGAAACAACTCGGTGATTTTACCTTTAGAGCAGGCGCACAATACGACGGCGAAAATGGTGCTAACTACTCAGACTTATTCAACGCAGGCCTAAGCTATGATGTCGATAACCTTCATCTCGCGATGACATATCAAAACAACCAAGTATATGATGCTGAAACGCACTTAGGAGAGAACCGCATTTTAGCTTTCTCTGGTGCATACACTTTTCCATCAAACCTCTATCTTGCTGTGGGTTTTCAAGATAAAAGTTACGATCGCATCACAAGTAATGACCGAAATGGCTCAACATTCGATATTTCTATGGGCTATCCAATTACCAAGCACTATAAACTCAAGCTAGGATACTTTGATTTCGACGACGGCCTAGATAGCAGTGGCAATGGCTTTGACGGCTATAACGTGACGCTAGAGTGGCTACCGGCCGACAAACTACGCTTTCACTTGGAGTATTTAACAAAAGACTATACCAACAACTCTGGGTTTGATTCTGTTTCAGTAGGCTTTAGATATGACTATGTGAAGTTTTTAGATGAATAA
- a CDS encoding methyl-accepting chemotaxis protein, which translates to MKIRSKFSVVSGVVVFMVISLLALSTYILVENSLKQKTHAYVVDNTALLSSSISNWMAGKAAQIRILKHQLEADFSKSNFQKSLENNALRNEFLLVFGTLADERGLRSNNKNRVNPPEIDFRERAWYQQAKNSQGIVFTPPYVDAATKELLVSIVTSVNSAGFKGAIGGDLSLQTIADSVNTINFNNTGFAFIVDGQGTIITHPNASLNGKSSQAVYELSPNRQSEILELSHQNEDKLAYFLPLDDSAGVDWYLAVLLDKSLVYESLSTFTSRTFIFAVFSIALCVFLLRKLAKHLLSPLDTLESAIGQIASGGGDLTRRLNVQSEDECGVVANNFNQFLSYLQQLVSDIKHKAENITSESNHASQLSMQSSESLNQQYLSIDNLATAMHEMSTTSSDIAASAQDAAASVTAVNKTADENKQVFAKTTQDIVELSASISSAQQLSSELASYSNNIEQILSVINGIAEQTNLLALNAAIEAARAGEQGRGFAVVADEVRTLASRTQESTTEIKSMIEKIQHYSSQVQTSMDESKDKANRCVEHTQIASDSLESISNEVKEIMDRNIQIAAAIEEQSVVIEDINKNTISIRDISQQVDSFAHEQITANEQLLGDVKSQQSLLNKFIV; encoded by the coding sequence ATGAAGATTAGATCTAAGTTTTCGGTGGTATCAGGGGTTGTTGTATTTATGGTGATTTCGCTTCTGGCGCTTTCAACATATATTTTGGTTGAGAATAGTTTAAAGCAAAAAACACATGCCTACGTGGTTGATAATACCGCCTTACTCAGCAGCAGCATCAGTAATTGGATGGCTGGAAAAGCCGCGCAAATTCGTATTCTAAAACATCAGCTTGAAGCTGATTTCTCAAAAAGTAATTTTCAAAAATCTCTCGAAAATAATGCCCTCAGAAATGAATTTTTGCTGGTTTTTGGTACCTTGGCTGATGAAAGAGGGCTTCGTTCTAACAATAAAAACCGTGTTAACCCACCAGAGATCGACTTTCGTGAGCGGGCTTGGTATCAACAAGCTAAGAACAGTCAAGGCATAGTGTTTACACCGCCTTACGTTGATGCGGCTACAAAAGAGCTTTTGGTTTCTATTGTTACGTCAGTAAATAGCGCTGGCTTTAAAGGCGCTATTGGGGGAGATTTATCTTTACAAACGATCGCTGATAGCGTGAATACCATTAACTTCAACAATACGGGGTTTGCGTTTATTGTAGATGGACAAGGCACGATTATTACTCACCCAAATGCCAGCTTAAATGGCAAATCTAGCCAAGCTGTATACGAACTTAGTCCAAATAGACAAAGCGAAATTCTTGAGTTGAGCCATCAAAATGAAGATAAGCTGGCCTACTTTTTACCGCTTGATGACAGTGCAGGGGTTGATTGGTATTTGGCAGTGTTGCTTGATAAGTCTCTGGTTTATGAGTCTTTGTCTACTTTTACCAGTCGCACATTTATTTTTGCGGTATTTAGCATTGCGCTGTGTGTATTTTTATTAAGAAAGCTTGCTAAACATTTATTGAGTCCGCTTGATACGTTAGAAAGTGCGATTGGCCAAATTGCTAGTGGCGGCGGTGATTTGACTCGTCGTTTAAATGTGCAAAGTGAAGATGAATGCGGGGTTGTGGCTAATAACTTCAATCAGTTTTTATCTTACTTGCAACAGTTGGTGTCAGACATTAAGCACAAAGCTGAGAATATCACTTCCGAAAGTAATCATGCTTCGCAGTTGTCTATGCAATCATCTGAGTCTCTCAATCAGCAATACTTGTCGATAGATAATTTAGCGACAGCAATGCATGAAATGAGTACCACCTCTTCTGATATAGCTGCAAGCGCTCAAGATGCGGCGGCTTCAGTGACTGCAGTTAACAAGACTGCAGATGAGAACAAACAAGTATTTGCGAAAACCACCCAAGATATTGTGGAGTTGTCGGCGTCTATTAGTTCGGCTCAGCAGCTCAGTAGTGAACTGGCCTCTTACAGCAATAATATTGAACAAATTCTATCTGTGATCAACGGTATTGCAGAGCAAACCAATCTATTAGCGCTTAATGCGGCAATTGAAGCCGCACGAGCAGGTGAGCAAGGTCGCGGTTTTGCAGTCGTAGCCGATGAAGTACGAACACTGGCATCAAGAACGCAAGAGTCGACCACCGAAATTAAATCCATGATTGAGAAAATTCAGCATTATTCTTCGCAAGTGCAAACTTCGATGGATGAGAGTAAAGATAAGGCAAACCGTTGTGTTGAACATACACAAATTGCCAGTGATTCTTTAGAAAGCATTTCGAACGAAGTGAAAGAAATTATGGATCGCAATATTCAAATTGCAGCGGCCATTGAAGAGCAAAGTGTGGTGATTGAAGATATAAATAAAAACACCATTAGTATTCGCGATATCAGCCAGCAAGTAGATAGCTTTGCGCACGAACAGATCACCGCAAATGAACAGCTACTCGGTGATGTGAAGTCGCAGCAAAGCTTGTTGAATAAATTTATTGTTTAA
- a CDS encoding GNAT family N-acetyltransferase: protein MIRAMTHADFSAFWPTFQRIIQAQETYAFDPDMDESSAYSLWCEAPLKSFVYEEQGQVLASYYLKANAMGPSSHICNCGYMVSPLAAGKGIARQLCEHSQDIARALGFKAMQFNSVVSTNTVAVSLWQKLGYEVIGTIPKAYNHPKLGYVDSLIMYKWLNDE from the coding sequence ATGATAAGAGCAATGACACACGCAGATTTTTCCGCATTTTGGCCAACTTTTCAGCGTATCATCCAAGCCCAAGAAACCTATGCCTTTGACCCAGACATGGACGAGTCGAGCGCATATTCACTATGGTGTGAAGCGCCGCTAAAGTCTTTCGTTTACGAAGAGCAAGGGCAAGTACTAGCGAGTTATTATTTAAAAGCCAATGCCATGGGCCCAAGCTCACACATTTGTAACTGCGGCTATATGGTCTCGCCTTTGGCTGCAGGTAAAGGCATTGCCAGACAACTTTGTGAGCACTCTCAAGACATCGCCCGAGCGCTTGGTTTTAAAGCCATGCAGTTTAATTCAGTGGTCTCAACTAATACCGTTGCAGTGTCGCTTTGGCAAAAGCTCGGCTATGAGGTTATTGGTACAATACCAAAAGCCTATAATCATCCAAAGTTAGGTTATGTTGATAGTCTCATTATGTATAAATGGCTCAATGATGAATAA
- a CDS encoding TetR/AcrR family transcriptional regulator, whose amino-acid sequence MKLSDQKKLHILAAAEQLFYEQGVDATSMDDIAKLAKVSKRTVYNHFDTKEQLFHAILFKMKDELMSTEAVVFDLSKPLHAQLQAIAEQEVQLLTSENFLRIAKIAFMQMLKDPELASQLGSNKVGCMIFIETFLKDAVDANALAIDDIEFAAKQFLFQLKSFIFYPHLYGFEKPTPEQQKHIIEQTITMFLARYENK is encoded by the coding sequence ATGAAGTTATCTGATCAAAAGAAATTGCACATTTTAGCTGCTGCAGAGCAATTGTTTTACGAGCAAGGCGTCGATGCCACCAGCATGGACGACATAGCAAAACTTGCCAAAGTATCAAAACGCACAGTTTATAACCATTTCGATACTAAAGAGCAGCTGTTTCATGCGATTTTATTCAAAATGAAAGATGAATTAATGTCGACCGAAGCTGTGGTATTTGACCTGAGCAAACCCTTACATGCGCAATTACAAGCAATTGCAGAGCAAGAAGTGCAACTACTAACTTCAGAAAATTTTTTGCGCATAGCAAAAATCGCCTTTATGCAGATGCTAAAAGACCCAGAATTAGCCTCACAACTTGGTAGCAACAAAGTCGGCTGCATGATTTTTATTGAGACCTTCTTGAAAGATGCCGTCGATGCCAACGCATTAGCCATAGATGACATCGAATTTGCAGCAAAACAGTTTCTTTTTCAGCTAAAGTCGTTTATTTTTTACCCTCACTTATATGGGTTCGAAAAGCCAACGCCTGAACAGCAAAAGCATATTATTGAGCAAACAATTACTATGTTTTTAGCACGATATGAAAATAAATAA
- a CDS encoding MBL fold metallo-hydrolase, with protein sequence MKISKWLGVGFIALTVGACSVNNQLATQDSTLSQGSSYYHNGKFHNDDIMEANGFGKVLGLIGRYITEEKKHAVPDQPLPMKALSTEQLQALSNDQIHMVKLGHSSILLKVYGEFWLLDPVFSERASPFSFLGPKRFQQAPISIDDLPQIDKVLISHNHYDHLDKTSVKKLANKTKQFLVPLGVEADLSRWGVEPSKVLSFDWWQELQTDNALVAFTPTKHFSGRALSDGNKSLWGSWVIKGAKESIYFSGDSGYFDGFKKIGEKYGPFDLTFIETGAYDKDWADIHMTPEQSLQAHLDLQGKVMVPVHNGTFDLAFHAWFEPLERVSKAADEHNAVIRTPITGEIFNSDKHFAQVFWWKSLMPSL encoded by the coding sequence ATGAAAATCAGTAAATGGTTAGGTGTAGGTTTTATTGCTTTAACAGTGGGAGCATGTTCAGTGAATAATCAATTAGCAACGCAGGATTCAACTTTGTCGCAAGGGTCGAGCTATTATCATAATGGCAAGTTTCATAACGACGACATTATGGAAGCGAATGGCTTTGGCAAAGTGCTAGGGTTAATCGGCCGTTATATTACTGAAGAGAAAAAACATGCAGTGCCAGACCAACCACTGCCTATGAAAGCCTTAAGTACTGAACAGTTACAGGCACTTTCAAATGATCAAATTCATATGGTTAAGCTAGGTCACTCGTCAATATTACTCAAAGTTTATGGTGAATTTTGGCTGCTTGATCCGGTATTTTCAGAGCGTGCGTCACCATTTAGTTTCTTGGGTCCTAAACGTTTTCAGCAAGCACCTATCAGTATTGATGATTTACCACAGATAGATAAAGTGCTTATCTCTCATAACCATTACGACCATTTAGATAAAACCAGTGTTAAGAAACTGGCCAATAAAACCAAGCAGTTTTTAGTGCCATTAGGGGTTGAGGCTGATTTATCGCGCTGGGGCGTAGAGCCGTCAAAAGTTTTGTCATTTGATTGGTGGCAAGAGCTACAAACAGATAATGCACTGGTTGCTTTTACCCCAACTAAGCACTTTTCTGGCCGTGCTTTATCGGATGGCAATAAAAGCCTGTGGGGGTCTTGGGTGATCAAAGGCGCTAAAGAAAGTATCTATTTCAGTGGTGATTCAGGCTACTTTGATGGCTTTAAGAAAATCGGTGAGAAGTATGGTCCATTCGATTTAACTTTCATTGAAACTGGCGCTTATGATAAAGATTGGGCCGATATTCATATGACACCAGAGCAAAGCTTACAGGCACATCTTGATTTACAAGGCAAAGTGATGGTGCCGGTGCACAATGGCACGTTTGACCTAGCATTTCACGCATGGTTTGAACCATTGGAGCGTGTCTCAAAAGCGGCGGATGAGCATAATGCTGTGATAAGAACACCCATAACTGGAGAAATTTTCAATTCAGATAAACATTTTGCACAAGTCTTTTGGTGGAAATCACTTATGCCAAGTCTGTAA
- a CDS encoding S8 family peptidase: MRKLSTLAFAIGAIVSGQALAQAELKQVSASKAIPNQYIVVFKTPSVLNIQSADAVASYAEQASQKLVNSYNVDVSRKFAGSLNGVVVSASANQVQDLLNNPDVDYIEQDQIVSVSPLAATNVDQGNAIWGLDRVDQRSLPLNSNYHYDFDGAGVTAYVIDTGVLISHNEFGGRASHGYDFVDNDADATDCNGHGTHVAGTIGGSQYGVAKNVNIVGIKVLGCSGSGTNSGVIAGVDWVKNNASGPSVANMSLGGGVSQALDDAVNSAVAAGVTFVVAAGNDNSNACNYSPARAADAITVGSTTSSDSRSSFSNYGSCLDIYAPGSSIKSAWYNSNTSTNTISGTSMAAPHVAGVAALYLDEDSSRTPAQIDSLLSSRSSKNKVSDAKSGSPNELLYSLAGDGGPVDPVDPDPALEDGVAVSISGGAGSESFYTFEVPSGTEGVVFSMTGGSGDADIYVQQGTKPTQSSYTCRPYKNGNEETCTFNNPMTGTWHVMVRGYSAYSGVSLKAQTSSGSGCGSNCLENGVPETNLSGSRNSEVIYTIDVPAGVTLSVNTSGGSGDADLYVRKDSAPTTSTYDCRPYRSGNNESCSLSSGTGGTYYIMLRGYSAYNGLTLQASY, translated from the coding sequence ATGCGTAAATTATCGACTCTAGCATTTGCTATCGGTGCAATTGTATCTGGTCAAGCTTTAGCTCAAGCAGAACTAAAACAAGTTTCTGCGAGCAAAGCTATTCCAAATCAATACATTGTAGTATTTAAAACGCCTTCCGTTTTAAATATTCAAAGCGCTGATGCTGTAGCAAGTTATGCTGAGCAAGCCAGCCAAAAACTCGTAAATAGCTATAACGTAGATGTATCACGCAAGTTTGCTGGTTCTTTAAACGGTGTAGTTGTGAGTGCATCTGCCAATCAAGTTCAAGATCTGCTCAACAACCCTGATGTTGACTATATTGAGCAAGATCAGATTGTTAGCGTGTCTCCTCTAGCTGCAACCAATGTTGATCAAGGAAATGCGATTTGGGGCTTAGATCGTGTCGATCAACGTTCATTACCGCTTAACTCAAACTATCATTATGACTTTGATGGTGCAGGTGTAACGGCTTATGTTATCGATACAGGTGTTCTAATTTCTCACAATGAGTTTGGTGGCCGAGCTTCGCATGGTTATGACTTCGTAGATAACGATGCAGATGCAACAGACTGTAATGGTCATGGCACACACGTTGCGGGCACAATTGGTGGTAGTCAGTATGGTGTGGCTAAAAACGTTAATATTGTTGGTATCAAAGTATTAGGTTGTTCTGGTTCAGGTACTAACTCAGGCGTTATTGCTGGTGTTGATTGGGTAAAAAACAATGCATCTGGCCCATCTGTTGCGAACATGAGTTTAGGTGGTGGTGTTTCACAAGCACTTGATGATGCTGTTAACTCAGCGGTAGCCGCTGGCGTGACTTTCGTTGTAGCAGCTGGTAACGATAACTCTAATGCTTGTAACTACTCGCCTGCACGTGCTGCTGATGCGATTACTGTGGGTTCAACAACGAGCAGTGACAGCCGTTCGAGCTTCTCTAACTACGGTAGTTGTTTAGATATTTACGCACCAGGATCAAGCATTAAGTCAGCTTGGTACAACTCTAATACTTCAACGAATACTATTAGTGGTACATCAATGGCTGCACCTCATGTTGCAGGTGTTGCTGCGCTTTATCTTGATGAAGATAGTAGTCGTACGCCAGCCCAAATTGATTCTCTTTTAAGTAGTCGTAGCTCCAAGAATAAAGTAAGTGATGCCAAATCAGGTTCACCAAATGAACTACTTTATAGCCTAGCAGGTGATGGTGGTCCAGTTGACCCTGTTGACCCAGACCCAGCACTTGAAGATGGTGTTGCTGTAAGTATTTCTGGAGGTGCAGGTTCTGAAAGCTTCTATACATTCGAAGTTCCATCTGGTACTGAAGGTGTCGTGTTTAGTATGACAGGTGGTTCAGGCGATGCAGATATCTATGTCCAACAAGGTACAAAGCCTACTCAATCTTCATATACCTGTCGTCCATACAAAAATGGCAATGAAGAGACTTGTACTTTTAATAACCCAATGACTGGTACATGGCACGTAATGGTGCGTGGCTATAGTGCTTACTCAGGTGTTTCACTTAAAGCACAGACTTCTTCCGGAAGTGGCTGCGGCTCAAACTGTTTAGAGAACGGTGTACCTGAAACGAACCTATCAGGCTCTCGCAACTCTGAAGTTATTTACACCATTGATGTGCCAGCAGGTGTTACGCTTTCAGTGAATACATCTGGTGGTTCTGGCGATGCTGATCTTTATGTTCGTAAAGACTCTGCACCAACAACAAGCACCTATGATTGCCGCCCTTACCGTAGTGGTAACAATGAAAGTTGTAGCTTAAGTTCTGGTACAGGCGGAACGTACTACATCATGCTTCGTGGTTATAGTGCTTATAATGGTCTGACACTACAAGCAAGTTACTAA
- a CDS encoding cache domain-containing protein, with amino-acid sequence MRVKDPWDNQLTKPLLTLFLFISVCGFIINSFYQIQQTRSFSEDVRAQVKAQTLNAAAEVGEELEKIMTSVDRFAREVTATPDKTFVLKLLEDEFAVNEDIYSLNVTFHPYQYQHNVRYFSPYFERLTGIERKYNLVDYDKPYKEFSWYHRPLKEGPIWTEPYYEPQNNVLMTTYSVPFYQYKNAKREGKLPLGVVPSDISLDHLTASLKELDLGLGGYGILFSEQQNLISHPVFSHVREMENLGDLVSETEFAYLSKIAGCFEKDLDYLFFNGETLDNSEHYAACTKVPHTNWTLITRMSSDMFYMDRDERRQNNIHIIAWGAASFIFLILLMTKIRKLTWTQNNILLSVTLILSTSLVLEFARSFKTLEQTDNVVITTQAQREAFSSSYSDRMETMHVATPEYVATGLYVESLEFVNANNVHLTGHAWQKLSASQKTSVEPKLAFNHTVNSKIEEAYRQDLKDGGLLVGWRFSIETRQQFDYSKYPFDHKSIELSFNEADMGGNVILVPDLESYEKLSKMDNPAVSPDIVLDEWLLKSSYFKYRFESYNTDFGLDTFFNQNVAPELNYNINIEREFIGPFVTTLLPVMVMVCLLYACVVSMKYTPYGDLRNNITAVVFTILLAHYSIREHLQIDEVVYFEIFYFLLYLVSSLFMLIAHQYYKAKEETGDGRIYKRLANIWFWPVMTISIFIITILTYY; translated from the coding sequence GTGCGTGTAAAAGATCCTTGGGATAATCAGTTAACAAAACCTCTACTCACCTTATTTTTATTCATTTCTGTCTGTGGTTTTATCATAAATAGTTTTTATCAAATCCAGCAGACACGGTCTTTTAGTGAAGATGTTCGTGCACAAGTTAAAGCTCAGACTCTGAATGCAGCAGCTGAAGTGGGCGAAGAACTCGAAAAAATAATGACAAGTGTAGATAGGTTTGCGCGAGAAGTGACTGCAACGCCAGATAAAACATTTGTGCTGAAATTATTAGAAGATGAATTTGCTGTCAATGAAGACATTTACTCTCTAAATGTGACGTTTCACCCATATCAGTATCAGCATAACGTTCGTTATTTTAGTCCTTATTTTGAAAGGTTAACGGGTATAGAGCGTAAATATAACTTAGTTGATTATGACAAGCCTTATAAAGAATTTAGTTGGTATCACAGGCCTTTAAAAGAAGGGCCAATTTGGACTGAGCCATATTACGAGCCACAAAACAATGTGTTGATGACTACGTATTCTGTTCCTTTCTATCAATATAAAAATGCAAAACGAGAAGGAAAATTGCCTTTAGGGGTTGTACCCTCTGATATATCGTTAGATCATTTAACGGCTTCACTAAAAGAGCTTGATTTGGGATTAGGTGGCTACGGTATTTTGTTTTCCGAACAACAAAACTTAATTTCTCATCCTGTTTTTAGTCACGTTCGAGAAATGGAGAATTTAGGTGATTTAGTCTCAGAAACAGAGTTTGCTTATCTATCTAAGATCGCAGGCTGCTTTGAAAAAGATTTAGATTACCTATTCTTTAATGGTGAAACACTAGACAACAGTGAACATTATGCCGCTTGTACGAAGGTCCCGCATACGAATTGGACCTTGATCACGCGGATGTCTTCTGACATGTTTTATATGGACAGAGACGAACGACGCCAAAATAATATCCATATTATTGCGTGGGGAGCAGCCTCGTTTATCTTTCTTATTTTATTAATGACGAAAATAAGAAAGCTAACTTGGACACAAAATAACATACTTTTGTCAGTAACGCTGATTTTGAGTACTTCGTTAGTGCTTGAATTTGCAAGAAGTTTTAAAACTCTTGAACAAACTGACAATGTAGTGATCACAACACAAGCTCAAAGAGAGGCATTTTCATCAAGTTATAGTGACAGAATGGAAACAATGCATGTTGCAACACCAGAGTATGTGGCAACGGGTTTGTATGTCGAGTCTCTTGAATTTGTAAATGCTAATAACGTGCATTTGACAGGGCATGCTTGGCAAAAGCTAAGCGCTTCTCAGAAAACGTCTGTTGAACCCAAATTAGCTTTCAATCACACCGTTAATAGTAAAATTGAAGAAGCTTATCGACAGGATTTAAAGGATGGAGGTTTGTTAGTAGGCTGGCGCTTCTCTATAGAAACAAGACAGCAGTTTGATTACAGCAAATACCCATTTGATCATAAGAGTATAGAGCTGAGTTTTAATGAAGCTGATATGGGGGGTAATGTCATTTTGGTACCTGACCTAGAGTCTTATGAGAAACTATCAAAAATGGACAACCCAGCTGTATCCCCTGACATAGTGCTTGATGAGTGGTTGTTAAAGAGTAGTTATTTCAAATATCGATTTGAGAGTTACAACACCGATTTTGGTCTTGATACATTTTTTAATCAAAATGTCGCGCCTGAACTTAACTATAACATCAATATTGAACGTGAGTTTATCGGACCATTTGTAACGACCTTACTGCCAGTAATGGTTATGGTATGCCTGCTTTATGCATGCGTTGTAAGTATGAAGTACACGCCTTATGGTGACTTGCGTAACAATATCACCGCAGTTGTATTTACGATTTTGCTTGCCCATTACAGTATTAGAGAGCACCTACAAATTGATGAAGTTGTCTATTTTGAGATCTTTTACTTCTTACTCTATTTGGTATCTTCTTTGTTTATGCTGATTGCGCATCAATATTACAAAGCAAAAGAAGAAACTGGTGATGGGCGTATTTATAAACGCTTAGCTAATATTTGGTTTTGGCCTGTGATGACAATTTCAATTTTTATCATCACGATACTGACCTATTATTAA